The proteins below come from a single Burkholderia sp. FERM BP-3421 genomic window:
- a CDS encoding Kdo hydroxylase family protein: MSESQIIEVASADWSGRNLSVPREQLLAAVETGKVLYFPNLRFAIEGGEEALLDPALADPKRKNISLAPNGGALAGVLGDSVMQSAVRALVARFQQQAGSLVDGLFPEYRGRLRVAPTSLRLMQVETRQTSWRKDDSRLHVDAFPSRPNYGERILRVFTNVNPAGAPRVWRVGEPFEAVARRFLPHIRPQLPGAAWLFDLLHVTKSKRSAYDHLMLNLHDRMKADLDYQRDSAQETMPFPPGSVWICFSDQTSHAVMSGQFMMEQTFFLPVEAMARPECAPLGILERLQGRALV; the protein is encoded by the coding sequence ATGAGCGAATCCCAGATCATCGAAGTGGCGTCCGCGGATTGGAGCGGGCGCAATCTTTCCGTGCCGCGCGAGCAGCTGCTCGCCGCGGTCGAGACCGGCAAGGTGCTGTACTTTCCGAACCTGCGCTTCGCGATCGAAGGCGGCGAGGAAGCGCTGCTCGATCCCGCGCTCGCGGACCCGAAGCGCAAGAACATCAGCCTCGCGCCGAACGGCGGCGCGCTCGCGGGCGTGCTCGGCGACAGCGTCATGCAGTCGGCGGTGCGCGCGCTCGTCGCGCGCTTCCAGCAGCAGGCGGGCTCGCTCGTCGACGGCCTCTTTCCCGAGTATCGCGGCCGGCTGCGCGTCGCGCCGACGAGCCTGCGCCTGATGCAGGTCGAGACCCGCCAGACGTCCTGGCGCAAGGACGACAGCCGGCTCCACGTCGACGCGTTCCCGTCGCGGCCGAACTACGGCGAGCGGATCCTGCGCGTGTTCACCAACGTGAATCCGGCCGGCGCGCCGCGCGTGTGGCGGGTCGGCGAGCCGTTCGAGGCGGTCGCGCGGCGCTTTTTGCCGCACATCAGGCCGCAGCTGCCGGGCGCCGCGTGGCTGTTCGACCTGCTGCACGTGACGAAGTCGAAGCGCAGCGCGTACGACCACCTGATGCTGAACCTGCATGACCGCATGAAGGCCGATCTCGACTACCAGCGCGACAGCGCGCAGGAAACCATGCCGTTCCCGCCCGGCAGCGTGTGGATCTGCTTCTCCGACCAGACCTCGCACGCGGTGATGTCCGGACAATTCATGATGGAGCAGACCTTCTTCCTGCCCGTCGAGGCGATGGCGCGCCCCGAGTGCGCGCCGCTCGGCATCCTCGAGCGCCTGCAAGGCAGGGCGCTGGTTTGA